From the genome of bacterium, one region includes:
- a CDS encoding ribonuclease HI family protein produces MKKRRLTVFTDGASRGNPGPAGAAAVLVDESGACLDEVLRYLGQTTNNVAEYNALIMGLARARELGAEAVEVVTDSELLARQWSGEYRVKNANLRPLYEEAKELARSFGEIEVRHVRRGENFRADAAANRAIDEKRES; encoded by the coding sequence ATGAAGAAACGGCGCCTCACGGTATTTACGGACGGCGCCTCACGCGGCAATCCGGGCCCTGCCGGCGCGGCCGCCGTTCTCGTCGACGAGAGCGGCGCCTGCCTGGACGAAGTGCTCCGCTACCTGGGCCAGACCACGAACAATGTGGCCGAATACAACGCACTGATCATGGGCCTGGCCCGTGCGCGAGAGCTCGGCGCGGAGGCGGTGGAGGTGGTGACGGACTCCGAACTCCTGGCCCGCCAATGGAGCGGGGAGTACCGGGTGAAGAACGCCAACCTGCGCCCCCTTTACGAGGAAGCCAAGGAATTGGCCCGCAGTTTCGGAGAAATCGAGGTGCGGCACGTTCGCCGCGGTGAAAATTTCCGGGCCGATGCCGCCGCCAACCGCGCCATCGATGAAAAAAGAGAGTCCTGA
- the ilvA gene encoding threonine ammonia-lyase, whose amino-acid sequence MAEKAETGSESLEPAQIAEEAVRAAEVLAPHLRPTPTRLSEHFSEQLGTEIYFKPENFQRTGSFKVRGAVYAVSKLNQKQRQWGVVTASAGNHAQGVAFAAKKLGVKALVIMPEYTPNTKYDAVRSLGAEVELYGPTFDDAYARAREIEHDRGLTMIPPFDHPDVIAGQGTLGLEILEEVPDVGTIIIPVGGGGLLSGVASVVKTHRPDVRIVAVVPEGVPTLPASLSAGRIVESADVHTIADGVAVKRLGELCFPLILQLVDQTVTVSDDNMANAILGLLERERMLAEGAGAAPLAALLERKTRLTGKTVALISGGNLDVNLLSRIIGKGLALANRYARLQVPLHDIPGALAKLSHMVAECRVNIIHIEHDRLSTLVPINHTLSTLYLEVRGRDHLDTLIQRLLAEGYEVRREEA is encoded by the coding sequence ATGGCAGAGAAAGCCGAGACCGGCAGCGAATCGCTCGAGCCGGCCCAGATTGCCGAGGAGGCGGTCCGCGCCGCCGAAGTCCTCGCACCCCATCTTCGTCCGACCCCCACGCGGCTCTCCGAGCACTTCTCCGAACAGCTGGGCACCGAAATCTACTTCAAGCCCGAGAACTTCCAGCGGACCGGCTCCTTCAAGGTGCGCGGCGCCGTCTACGCCGTCAGCAAGCTCAATCAGAAGCAGCGTCAGTGGGGGGTGGTGACCGCCTCGGCCGGAAATCACGCCCAGGGCGTCGCTTTCGCCGCCAAGAAACTCGGCGTCAAGGCACTGGTCATCATGCCCGAGTACACCCCGAACACGAAGTACGACGCCGTCCGCTCGCTGGGCGCCGAGGTCGAACTCTACGGCCCCACGTTCGACGATGCCTATGCCCGCGCCCGCGAGATCGAACATGATCGCGGGCTGACGATGATCCCTCCCTTCGATCACCCGGACGTCATCGCCGGCCAGGGGACGCTCGGCCTTGAGATACTCGAAGAAGTCCCCGACGTGGGGACCATCATCATTCCAGTGGGCGGCGGCGGGCTGCTCTCCGGCGTCGCCTCGGTGGTGAAAACCCACCGGCCGGATGTGCGCATCGTCGCGGTGGTGCCCGAGGGGGTGCCGACGTTGCCCGCTTCCCTTTCGGCGGGGCGCATCGTGGAATCCGCGGACGTGCACACCATCGCCGACGGCGTGGCGGTCAAGCGCCTCGGCGAGCTGTGCTTCCCCCTCATTTTGCAGCTGGTCGATCAGACGGTGACGGTGAGCGACGACAACATGGCCAACGCCATCCTCGGGCTGCTCGAGCGCGAGCGGATGCTGGCCGAGGGGGCGGGCGCCGCCCCGCTGGCCGCGCTGCTCGAGCGGAAAACGCGCCTGACCGGGAAAACGGTCGCCCTCATCAGCGGCGGGAATCTGGACGTCAACCTCCTCTCGCGGATCATCGGCAAGGGGCTCGCACTGGCGAACCGCTACGCGCGCCTGCAGGTGCCCCTTCACGACATTCCGGGCGCGCTGGCGAAGCTCTCGCACATGGTGGCCGAGTGCCGCGTCAACATTATCCACATCGAACACGATCGGCTCTCGACCCTGGTGCCCATCAACCACACGCTCTCGACCCTCTATCTCGAGGTCAGGGGGCGCGATCATCTCGATACACTCATTCAGCGGCTTCTCGCCGAGGGGTACGAAGTCCGCCGGGAGGAAGCCTAG
- a CDS encoding enoyl-CoA hydratase-related protein, giving the protein MREENLIVQKDGPVATLIINRPKQHNAILREMWIRLPEILDGLEADGQTRVVVIRGAGDKAFASGQDISELRTSVTPETAAAHSELIEAAWARIWQVPLPIIAMVHGFAMGGAAGLLAACDLRYAAEDAIVAVPAARLGVVYPELLTRRIVDLIGPARTKEMLMTARRYSADEAYEMGFINRVLPKAALEAYTYGVARTLAENAPISVRGAKEMVNLIQDQSLDAEKAVRARALRLSGFHSADFREGVEAFLDKRPPVFGKDEADPAR; this is encoded by the coding sequence ATGCGCGAAGAAAATCTGATCGTTCAGAAAGACGGCCCGGTGGCGACCCTGATCATCAACCGTCCCAAGCAGCACAACGCCATCCTCCGCGAGATGTGGATCCGCCTGCCGGAGATCCTCGATGGCCTCGAGGCGGACGGGCAGACCCGGGTGGTCGTCATCCGCGGGGCGGGGGATAAGGCCTTCGCCTCGGGCCAGGACATCAGCGAACTGCGCACCTCGGTCACCCCCGAGACGGCCGCCGCCCACAGCGAGTTGATCGAGGCGGCATGGGCTCGTATCTGGCAGGTCCCCTTGCCCATCATCGCCATGGTGCACGGGTTCGCCATGGGGGGCGCGGCGGGGCTGCTTGCGGCCTGCGACCTGCGCTACGCGGCGGAAGATGCTATTGTCGCTGTTCCCGCGGCCCGTCTCGGCGTGGTCTACCCCGAGCTTCTGACCCGGCGGATTGTGGATTTGATCGGTCCGGCGCGGACGAAGGAAATGCTCATGACGGCCCGCCGCTATTCGGCGGATGAGGCCTATGAGATGGGTTTCATCAACCGTGTTTTGCCGAAGGCTGCGCTGGAGGCGTATACCTATGGGGTGGCCCGGACCCTTGCGGAGAATGCCCCGATCTCGGTTCGCGGTGCGAAGGAGATGGTGAACCTGATTCAGGACCAGTCGCTCGATGCGGAGAAAGCCGTGCGTGCCCGGGCCCTGCGCCTCTCCGGGTTCCACTCGGCGGACTTCCGCGAGGGCGTCGAGGCTTTTCTCGACAAACGCCCTCCCGTTTTCGGGAAAGACGAGGCCGACCCGGCCCGGTAA